TCGGCCGACCCAGCTCGAGCAGTCGTTTTTCGTGCAGATCGAGGCGCTCCTGACGGAGGGCGCGGACGGGATCCTGCTGGAAACGTTCTACGATTTGGAGGAAATGCGGCTTGCGCTGCAGGTCGCGCGGCGCATGTCGGCGGACGTTCCGGTCATTTGCCAGTTCGCAATCGAAAGGGAAGCCCGCACGCAGGACGGGTATCCGCTGGCGGAAGCGTTCGAACGGCTGAAGGAGGACGGCGCGGACGTCGTCGGCTTCAACTGCCGGAGCGGACCGATGGGCATCCTGCGGGCGATCGATTCGATCGAAGGCGGCATCCCGCTGCCGCTGTCCGTTTTTCCGAACGCCGGCATTCCGGATTATGTGGACGGCAAATACATGTATACGTCCACGCCGGAATATTTCGCCGAATACGCGCTGAAATTCGCGGATCGCGGCGCGCGCATCATCGGCGGCTGCTGCGGCACGACGCCGGAGCATATTGCGGCGATCGCGAAGGCGCTCGAAGGGTACGAGCCAAGGCCGGTTCCGCCGGATGCGGCCGGCGTCGCCCCGGCGCCGCCGCGGCCGGTCGTTACGATTGCCGGCAGGCCGGACCGGGAGCCGGAGGCGGACGGCGCGAAGCCGCCGGAAGCGCAGGAGCCGACGATCGTCGAGCTGGTCAAACGGCGTCACACCGTCATCGTCGAGCTTGATCCGCCGCGCGACCTCGATATCCGCAAGTTTATGAGCGGCGCCGCAGCCCTGAAAGCGGCAAGAGCGGATGCGCTGACGATGGCGGACAACTCGCTGGCCGTGACGCGCATGAGCAATCTCGCGCTCGCATCGCTCGTCCAGCAGCGCATCGGACTGCGGCCGCTCGTCCATATCGCCTGCCGCGACCGCAACCTGATCGGCTCGCAGTCGCATATGATGGGGCTCGATGCGCTCGGCATCGACCACGTGCTTGCCGTAACCGGCGATCCGGCCCGCTTCGGCGATCTGCCGGACTCGAGCTCGGTATACGATTTGACCTCGTTCGAGATGATCCGGATGATCAAGCAGCTGAACGAAGGCATCTCCTTTTCGGGAAAGCCGCTGAAGCAGCGGGCCGGATTTATCGTCGGGGCGGCGTTCAACCCGAACGTCAAATATTTGGACAAGGCCATTGCGCGGCTCGAGCGCAAAATCGAATCCGGCGCCGACTATATCATGACGCAGCCGGTTTATGACCGCGAGCTGATCGCGAAGCTGGCGAAAGCGACGAAGCACCTGTCCGTGCCGATTTTCGTCGGTATTATGCCCCTCGCCAACGGCAGGAACGCGGAATATCTGCACAACGAGGTGCCGGGCATCCAGCTGTCGGACGATGTACGCAGCCGGATGGCGGGGCTCGAAGGAGAAGCCGGGCGCGCCGAGGGCGTGCGCATTGCGGAGGAGCTTCTCGACGCGGCGATGGACCATTTTAA
This genomic window from Paenibacillus humicola contains:
- a CDS encoding bifunctional homocysteine S-methyltransferase/methylenetetrahydrofolate reductase, which encodes MKPDLRKALEARILTGDGAMGTYLYHMGYPIGVSYEEYNTIRPDVIEGVHRRYYEAGARVIETNTFSANAESLSKYGLESEVAAINRAGVRVARGAVGPDAYVVGAVGSMRAGKRKNIRPTQLEQSFFVQIEALLTEGADGILLETFYDLEEMRLALQVARRMSADVPVICQFAIEREARTQDGYPLAEAFERLKEDGADVVGFNCRSGPMGILRAIDSIEGGIPLPLSVFPNAGIPDYVDGKYMYTSTPEYFAEYALKFADRGARIIGGCCGTTPEHIAAIAKALEGYEPRPVPPDAAGVAPAPPRPVVTIAGRPDREPEADGAKPPEAQEPTIVELVKRRHTVIVELDPPRDLDIRKFMSGAAALKAARADALTMADNSLAVTRMSNLALASLVQQRIGLRPLVHIACRDRNLIGSQSHMMGLDALGIDHVLAVTGDPARFGDLPDSSSVYDLTSFEMIRMIKQLNEGISFSGKPLKQRAGFIVGAAFNPNVKYLDKAIARLERKIESGADYIMTQPVYDRELIAKLAKATKHLSVPIFVGIMPLANGRNAEYLHNEVPGIQLSDDVRSRMAGLEGEAGRAEGVRIAEELLDAAMDHFNGIYLITPFLAFDMTVKLTEYVWRKTGR